From Alligator mississippiensis isolate rAllMis1 chromosome 1, rAllMis1, whole genome shotgun sequence:
AAAAGCTTCCCCCTCCCACAGATCTGTTTCCCTCTTCAGGGTCTCTCTAGCACCCTGTCTTTCAGATCCAGCTTGTTCTTCTCCAGCTCCAGCTAATCCTTTCTGCTCTAGCACATCTCTACACCTCCCATAACCTGCCCACACACCctacccagcccagctgctcctaTCCAGCAAGCCTAGCCCCAACTCAGTGGCCTGCCATCACCCAGCTCCTTCCAGGTGAAGCCCCTGAAGAAACACTGTTCAGTGGGACCGTATGATGCCAGAAGGTACAGGGAGCGATACCTGAGGGCACAAAACTATTCAGTTTGTGACTATGGCCTCTGCTGAATATgtttggggggggaaggagtagATTTCTTCTCACCCCTTTTCCCCCAGCAGTAGGATGACATGCTCTGATACAAGAGGGCTTATAACCTTTTGTTCTTAAAGGGCCATGGTAAATCTGAAGGATTGCATTATCCATAAGTACCCATTCCCTTTTAAATCCTCCCACAACCTTGGCCTGGCTAGTCTTAGAGCAGCAGTCCCCCAGGCCAAGAGTGCatcctgggaaaaaaaatacttcctttgATAGATGTGGGACTTGCCACCTTTCAGTTTGATTgaccagcccctggcactgggaaAAACCAAAGGCTACCTTCTCCAGATCACTTATGTCATATCTTCTCTGCAGAGCAAGCAGGCCTGCCCCATTCAGTCTGTCATTATGTAGAAGTGTCACTTTATACTGCAGCTACTCATTGCCCACTTTTCCTGTCTGCTAGCTTCTTCCTGAGTGCTGGTGACCACCATGCAACAGAGCACTTACAAAGAAGGCATCCCAATATGACAGCCTAGGTGCAAAGCAACTCTTGTCTCTGCACATCCCAGCCTTCTGGTTCTGTGAGTTAGCTGgtccctggcccagctgcagggaggtgtCTCCGCTCATGCAGCCAGCCCTCCAGCTGGGTGCTTTGCATGAGAACACAATGACAGACTCAAGCCTCTTCAGCCTTGTTGCAACAGTGGAGGAGGCTCagcatgccaggcaggcagtgggttTAGAGCAGCCCTACTCCACTTGCCAAGGGCAGAGCTAGCAGAGGCCATGTGCAGGGCTGCACCTATGGAGGAAGATGACTAAACTGCACTTCCCAGGAACCAGACCAATCCAATAGATTCAGGGGTAGAAATAGCATTAGCATTTGTGAGGCTCAGCTAAAACCAGACTGAAGTCCCTAGATCAAGGTCACAGGAGAGACTGCCCTTTTCCACCACATGCATTCAGACCAGTGTTtgcccccaggagggcacagtTTGCAGcagatttttaatttaataaaaagagaaaaaagttgcATTTCAAAAGTACCAAAACCATTTCCCTTTTGCATCATGGGTCAGGTCACTTCAGCAATAAAAGGGTAAAACCCCAGCCCTCCCTGAGGCAGGGCTAGGCTTCAAGCTCCCTGCATCCCAGTGGGAGAGCTGCAACCACTGGTcaggcaaaggggaaaaaaatggaaaccaCATGTGAGCCTCTGTCCTGTCTTTCAGGCCCTGGTGCACTGTGTACATAGCCAAGTCCCTGGAAGGGCTGGCACTGGCACCTCCTGCAAACAGGAAGAGGAGAATACAAGGAGGGCATTTGTGCTTCTCTGAACTTTAGGAGACAATGACAAATGCCAAAAGCCACAGAAAGAACACCTGAAGGGGACCCAGGGGATTCTGGGAGTCATAGTTTGAGACTATGAGAGTAGATGGCAATGAAAAGCAGTACAAAAGACCATAATGACTTTCTGGAAGGGCATGGAGCCTGCAGACTTCTCTACCTCGAGGTTGGGTGGACAGGGTGGAAAATACGGAAGAGGCAAAATGACCTGATAAGCCAAACCAGAAAGGAAGGGGCAACTGTTTCACATAGCACCAGCCATTGGATGAGCCTGCCCGCTTCCCACCTGCTGGGAGTTGGTGGGAGCTTCCCCCCAGCCAGCACTCCCACCCCTGCAGTGTCTCATATTGGGACTGGAGCTTCCCTCACAACTGTAGGTACTCTTCAAGAAAAATTAGTGTTTTTTTGCCATTCCCTTGTAGCTGGCTCTGTAGAGGCAAAATAAACGAGGAGTGTAGGTGGAGGCAAGATGAGGCTAGGAGGCAAAGCTCTCACACTCATAAATAAACTTCCAGAGAAGACATAAGTAACAGACAGGCGAAGCCAGGGCGGGAGTTACACACTCCTGCCCTCTGGATGGGGGAAATTCGGACAGGAATCAGACAGCTCCCACTCccttggctggggtgggggtatctctgggggtgaggcaggggctgaAATTCTCAGATCTATTTAAGGCAAACGGAGAAAGATGCCACAGCAGCTGTAAGTGCATCTTGTTGCTGCTGGGCCCACTCCAGCTTCTTCTCCAGGAAAAGCTGCTGGAAGGAAGAGAGTCAccaactccctgccctgcctctccgTAGGTTCCTGAAGAGGAGACAAATAAAGTGAGTGCTCTGGAGATGgcacgggggaggaggggggcaagaGCATGGTCTGCACCGCAGCCCCTAGACCTTCTGTATGGGTGCATCGCCAGGGGGCAGCTTCTTGCTGCGCTTCTTCACGCGGCTGCGGGCATAGACCCGCAGGAAGAGAGCCACAAAGACAACGGCCACACCCAGACCGCCCACCACAGTGACAGCATGGCCGTAGATGAGGCAGGAGAGGAGGATAGCAAAGGCCTGGCGCAGGGTCATGATGATGGTGAAGACGGCCGCCCCAAACTGGCTGATGGTGTAGAAGATGAAGAGCTGGCCACAGGCAGAGCAGACTGAGAGCAGCACAGCGTGGACTGTGAACTCCGAGTGACGGGCCATGAAGCGGGCCGACTCCACCAAGGCACCCTGTTCCAGGAGCGAGCCCATGGTGAAGAGGCAGGAGAAGACATTCACCCCGAACATCATCTGCACGGGGGACATCTTGTAGGTGAAGAGAGCATCTTGCCAGTTGGAGGTGAAGCTGTCAAACACAATGTAGCCAGCCAGCAGGACCAGGCCCGAGAAGGTTGTGACAGTGGAGAGATGCTTATTGGGGGCGCTGGAGAGAAGGAACATGCTGACCCCCACCGAGATGAGCGCAGCTGTGAGGTACTCCCAGTACTCGTAGCTCTTGCGTGATACCAGCTTGCCCATGAGCATGACTGGGATCACCTTGGAGGCCTTGGCCAGCACCTGGGTGGGGAAGCTGATGTACTTGAGGGCTTCGTactggcaccagctgctgaggATGTTGGAGAGCGAGGCAAAGGAGTACTTGTACATGGGGGCGCCGTGGCGTGGCTGCTTGGTCAGGGCACAGTACAGGCCAGCCACAGTGAAGGCCAGGATCCGGTTCATGAAGACCAGGAACTGCGAGTCCTTAAACTTCTCACCTGGCTCTGTCTCCGTGGCCCCATACGTCCGGGTCATGACACGTTCCTGGAGAACACCCCATGTCAGGTAGGAGACCTGTAGAGGGGAGGAGAAGCAGAAAagtgaggaggagcaagggtagCTGGCAGCCTCATGCTCAGGAAGGTACAGACCTGCCCAAATGCCTCCCCACTTCCAACCAGCAGAGGACAGGAACACACAGTAGGCTGGAAGCACGGGACAATCCCCACCAGCACCAGACTACAGACTCTGAGAAATGGCCAGCCCAGCTGGCTCCCTCCTCGCTCCCACCAGTTACACACAGAGGGCACAGTGTGTGGCACTTCATCACACACAGATCTGGGCAGCCCCCAAGCTCCCCTTACAGTTAATACCTCATAGAAAACATCTGGCTCTAGGTGTCAGCCACAAActcaaacagaaagaaaaggaaatggcaAAGCACACATTCCTGCAGCCCCATCAACCCTGCTCAGATTGAATGCACTTTACAAGACACGTAGTTAGGTATTACTCTGTCTGTTGAACCAGAAAAACTGGAACAGAGAATATGACAAGGACACGGCCTGGAACCTGCTGCCAGGAGAAACTCTGCTCTAGGGGTTCCTGGCATTCAACACTGCGGCCCCTGCATTGTATAAACAATTTTTCATAGTCATTCCCTAAGCCCTTTCTCCCATCAGTGACAACTCTGTTCTAACCCAGCACAGAGAGACCTGCCATCAGGGCAGGCTCATCTGCACAAGTACTTACACAGCCCCGCTGCCACGGTACCCGAGCTCCTCAGACACTGATGGAGACATCCGCGTCTCCACCTCCCACAGGACAGGGCCTGAGTTACAGACATTCAGCGACCTGATCGAGGTGACACAGCAAGGCAGTGTCAGACCCAGGAAACAAACTGCACTGTCCTGAGGCCCAGTCCAATGCCTTCATTTTCAAAAACCAACCTTCCCTCACTCTGGCCTGCCTTTCATGCACTTATAGTGTAGCTGTAGCTCAAAGCTGTGGGGCCCAATGTGTCCTCCTCACTGCAGCTAGATTCCAACACTGGAGGGATTTTTCTGTTACCAAATTAAATCTCCCTAAGGGGAAAGCCTCTGCTTCAACAcattcctgcccttggggcagtcAGGACTCTCAGTGCTTGTGAGAACAGCAAGTCAAAAGGCAGGCTGCCCCAATGCCCAGTGCAGACCAGAGCAGCCGCTACTTTAAACATCAATTGTGCCCTGCAGGAATTCATCCATCTGGATCCACAGAGGGCACCAACTGGACAAGTTTCCAGCCCAGCAGATGCTGGCTTATTGTAGTGCAAAGGATCAAAAGGTTACCAGCTGAGAGCACATGACAAATGAGTGGATTGCTGCTGCCCTTACAGTCTGCATGTCCCAGCATACAATGCAACCAGGCACAGCCCAAATCAATTAAGAGTCCCAGACACTGAGATGCCTTCTCTCTGGAGGCTAcaaaccagctgcctgcatatCAGGTCCTGTTCTCTATCCCTCTATCCTcttgctctccccacccccacaacacacaGAAAGTGGCTACAAACATGCTCAGTCTCTACCTGGAGGCCAACAGCACAGAAGAGCAGCTTGAAGACTTGTCGGGCTGTTGAGGACTCCATGGGCTCACTCCGGGCAGCTAAAGAGATGTCATCTTGGTGTGCAGACTTGGCCTCGCTACCGAAGACACATGACTTAATGACAGGAAAGCAAATGCCACGGCCTGGAGGAGCAAGAGAACCAGAGATAGTGTTAGCCTGGTTAGGGCCAGGGGGGCACAAGCCACAATTAACACTGGATAGAAGAAAGTCGGACAGAACAGCGTCTACCTGAGAGAAGtatagctgtgttagcctgaagtcagtcagaaagtAGGGCAGAGTAGCACCTCAGAGACTAATTAATTCAGAGAAGcatatgtagcagaaagccccttttcctcttgcctgcagttggtctcccctccttggatatgtttttcctcttctaccttttcttccttcctctttctttcactttaagataaggaattgtgttttgaaatttgtgtgtgcgcattttgtatctccccttgtattttggtatttttatctatttgtgcgcCATGGCATTACCtctgtagcttatattttatactcctcacctttcaactaaatgtgtttactttcataagtaagttatacattgtaacaatgttaacaagggcaggaatcaaactgcccttccctgtatcaggctggcccctgaaagagggagtgaatcagtgactgaatgtgtaacacagtagcagacagctattaacacctgggaaactgcagatcaaccaagggaagaactcaagaGAAGACAATGTAATAACCGgaaaatctctaaacctcactgatcaagggctagaagccctggcctgagttaatcaacgccggggaccaacttttgggctgaatatctccagatcaaccgctcccagagccctattcaaaattcatcaacggactctcaaacctgcacgtacatgcggacgacccctggggctgacagatgccatccagtagccaccgagggggaaagttccatgagggtcaacgacccctggattgggcaaacctgaaaactggggagtcaccaaagtctgccaaggacagctaaaaagcagtgaaaagtgacccccaacttgaccagcacccgacctgtccagccagaaggaccagccggcgacccccttctggaagataacaccacgttGAAAGAAGcttcaacgacagactccagcccCTGTGGGATAGGTATGCCTGACtcttgtagtgtgtgtgtgtgtgtgtgtgtgtgtgtgcgcgcgcgtgtgtgtgtgtgtgtgtaaggaccagccccaaggtttatgatttaactcattacagtgtttcaatccgcctaataaaccagaattttaaggatcccgagttggacatttgtagccaacacataAGCTTTCGTAAACAGCAGCTTGATTCATCAGATGGTATGAacagacctgcaggcagcagaggctCTAAATACACAGTGGTAATTTAAATACATGTTAGctactgcttatgaaagcttagaatcacagagaagccaggctagaagggacctccagaggtcatctaatccaacccctgcctgaggcaggatcatcctgatccaaaccatcctataaaatctataatctaaactctacgtaACACTACCgtcaaccccaaaacaaaacagacataACACCCCCACCTACTTCTACAAAAGGTTGTCAATATTTGCTCAAGTAATCCCAGGGAGAGGGCCACGCCCCCCTGcaccagaggaaggcaaaaacacccaccaatctgaccatgggataaaattccttcctgaccccaaatatggtgatcagtctgacccagagtggaggggcaagatcctccagccaggaacctcaggctgtggtcccagcaggagcaccgGCACACCTCACTCACTCCAGGTTATGCCTTGCTAAATCACTTAGGCTATAAGATGCCACTCTGCCCTGACTTCGGAGTATCTACAAGTGTCAGCCCCTGTACTACTGCACCTGGAGTTTCATAACAGGATCTGTGGCGGTCTGAGGCACCTCAACCAAAGTCCTGCCCAACCAAACACCCTAATCTGAGttgagaggagctgagccagaAGAGCCCACATGCTTGCAGGTCTGAAGGATAAACCCATTACCCatgctgccctgggctgcctctgATGGATTCCAGGCTATCTAACAGGAAACAGCCATAGCTGTCGTGGTTGAGATAAGGCAGCTGAGATGATCTAGATGAGTGTGGCTGCCTATGAACAGTCCCTTATTAGCCTAGGTGTAGAGGGACCTAGACCTGTGGGTCAGGACCAAGGTGCATTGACAGAGGCACGTCCAGGCCAAACAAGGCCAGAAAACAGGAGTAGAACTGAAGTGCGTTATCCTCTCTTACCTGTCTCCAGGTAATTCTTTCGCTTGAAGTACTGGATGAGCAGGTACCCCGGCACCAGGATGCTTGCATAGCCAGCAGCATTGATGAAGAAACGGAACAGCCAGAAGTCCCCCCATGTGTCCTGCAGGGCAGCTGGTACTGCTTCACTGGCAGCCATGGGTGGAAGAGCAGCTAGCATGACAGCCAGGTACAACCTACCAAGAGAAGGAAATCCAGAGagtgagccctggggtgggggcaggaggtggtgctaccctggcctgggcagcagcGATAGAAACGTGCCACAGCATACCGGCAACACAAGGGACTCCAGCCC
This genomic window contains:
- the SLC35B2 gene encoding adenosine 3'-phospho 5'-phosphosulfate transporter 1 isoform X1; this encodes MGRRLYLAVMLAALPPMAASEAVPAALQDTWGDFWLFRFFINAAGYASILVPGYLLIQYFKRKNYLETGRGICFPVIKSCVFGSEAKSAHQDDISLAARSEPMESSTARQVFKLLFCAVGLQVSYLTWGVLQERVMTRTYGATETEPGEKFKDSQFLVFMNRILAFTVAGLYCALTKQPRHGAPMYKYSFASLSNILSSWCQYEALKYISFPTQVLAKASKVIPVMLMGKLVSRKSYEYWEYLTAALISVGVSMFLLSSAPNKHLSTVTTFSGLVLLAGYIVFDSFTSNWQDALFTYKMSPVQMMFGVNVFSCLFTMGSLLEQGALVESARFMARHSEFTVHAVLLSVCSACGQLFIFYTISQFGAAVFTIIMTLRQAFAILLSCLIYGHAVTVVGGLGVAVVFVALFLRVYARSRVKKRSKKLPPGDAPIQKV
- the SLC35B2 gene encoding adenosine 3'-phospho 5'-phosphosulfate transporter 1 isoform X2 codes for the protein MLAALPPMAASEAVPAALQDTWGDFWLFRFFINAAGYASILVPGYLLIQYFKRKNYLETGRGICFPVIKSCVFGSEAKSAHQDDISLAARSEPMESSTARQVFKLLFCAVGLQVSYLTWGVLQERVMTRTYGATETEPGEKFKDSQFLVFMNRILAFTVAGLYCALTKQPRHGAPMYKYSFASLSNILSSWCQYEALKYISFPTQVLAKASKVIPVMLMGKLVSRKSYEYWEYLTAALISVGVSMFLLSSAPNKHLSTVTTFSGLVLLAGYIVFDSFTSNWQDALFTYKMSPVQMMFGVNVFSCLFTMGSLLEQGALVESARFMARHSEFTVHAVLLSVCSACGQLFIFYTISQFGAAVFTIIMTLRQAFAILLSCLIYGHAVTVVGGLGVAVVFVALFLRVYARSRVKKRSKKLPPGDAPIQKV
- the SLC35B2 gene encoding adenosine 3'-phospho 5'-phosphosulfate transporter 1 isoform X3; protein product: MTRTYGATETEPGEKFKDSQFLVFMNRILAFTVAGLYCALTKQPRHGAPMYKYSFASLSNILSSWCQYEALKYISFPTQVLAKASKVIPVMLMGKLVSRKSYEYWEYLTAALISVGVSMFLLSSAPNKHLSTVTTFSGLVLLAGYIVFDSFTSNWQDALFTYKMSPVQMMFGVNVFSCLFTMGSLLEQGALVESARFMARHSEFTVHAVLLSVCSACGQLFIFYTISQFGAAVFTIIMTLRQAFAILLSCLIYGHAVTVVGGLGVAVVFVALFLRVYARSRVKKRSKKLPPGDAPIQKV